In the Acidaminococcales bacterium genome, GAATTCAATTTGATTGCCGTCGACGATTTTCTGCTGGAACAGGCCGTATTTGTAGCTTATGCCGCAACCGTGCCCGGGGATGGCGGTTGACGCCAAAGAATCAAGAAGGCAGGAGGCCAAGCGGCCAAGGCCGCCGCTGCCCAAAGCGACGTCTTTTTCCTGCGCTTCCAAATCGTCAAGGCTTATGCCCAGTTCGGCCAAGCCCCTTTTTACGGGATCCTTGATCTCCAGGTTGGACAAATAATTGTCCAACAATCGCCCGGGCAGATATTCTATGCAAAAATAATATACTTGCTTTACTTTCCTTGCCTGATATTCCGCGTTGGTTTTTACCCAGTTGCTCGCTATTTCCTCGCGCAAAGTTTCTACCAACGCTTCGTACTGCTGATCAAGGGACCCTTCGCTGATCGGCTTGCCGTGCAATGTCTGAAAACAGGTGGCGTATTTTTCCATAAACCTCGTTTTAAATTTCTCTTCTGTCAGCATTTTTACTCCCCTTCGCAAAGATTGTTGTAAAGTTCAATATACTTTCGCACCGTGTTGTCCCAACTGAAATTTTCCTTCATTACCCTGCCGACCAATTTCGCCCAGGCCTTTTTGTCCCGGTAAACCTCCAGCGCTTCTTTGTAAACGCGCAGAAAACCGCTTGCCGTCATTTCTTTGAAACCAAACCCCGTCCCTTCGCCGGTAAATTTATTGTAAGGGCGTACCGTGTCGATAAGCCCGCCGGTTTCGTGCACGATGGGAACGCAGCCGTAGCGCATGGCGATCATCTGCCCTATGCCGCAAGGCTCAAAGACCGACGGCATCAGCAAAATATCGCTGCCGCCGTATATCTGCCGCGCCAGCGTGTCGTTGAATTGCGTGCGCACCTCCATAGAGCCGGCGTTTTGGCCGCCGATATGCCGCAGGTACCCTTCGTAGCCGGCTTCGCCCGCGCCCAAGATGACTAATTTGCAGCCTGAGTCGAGAATGGCCGGAATCACCTCGCAAATGAGGTCAAACCCCTTGCTGGCCACAATTCGGGAAACCACCGCCACTATGGGCGCGTTTTTGTCGCCGGTGAAGCCCAGCTCGTCCCACAGCCATTCTTTGTTTTTCCGGCGGCGGGTAAGCATGTTGGGCGCGCTGTGAAAGTGGGCGGCAAGATGGGGATCTTTCCAGGGGTTGTAGATCCCGTAGTCAATGCCGTTCAAAAAACCGTAAAATTTCCCCGCGCAGGCGCGCAAAACGCCGTCAAGCCCCTCCCCGTGTTCCGGCGTCATGATTTCCCGGGCGTAAGTTTCGCTCACGGTGGTAACCGCGCTGGCGTAAAGTATGCCGCCTTTCATTAAATTGACGCAGCCGTTAAATTCCAGTTTGTCGCCGGTAAAATAGCCCCAGTTCAGCCCTAACACGTCTTCGATGATCGCGGGCGAAAATTTGCCCTGGTAGGCCAGGTTGTGGATGGTAAAGACAGTTTTTATGTCTTTCCAAGGCTCGTAGCTGCGGTAAAAATGCTCAAGATAAAGCGGTATCAAGGCAGTATGCCAATCGTGCGCGTGAATGATGTCGGGGACGAAATCAATCTTGTCCAAAAGCGCCAAAACCGCCTGCGAAAAAAAGGCGAATCTTTCCGCATCGTCAAAATAACCGTAAAACCCGCCGCGGTCAAAATAGTAGGGTTGGTCCACGGAATAAAAAATCGTTCCGTTATGCTCAATTTTCCACAATACGGCCTCTTGCTTGCGCCAGGAAATATTGACGGTACATTCGGTCAGGGCTTGCGCCTTGTCCTTGAGTGCCTGCGGTATGTCGCGGTACCAGGGTATTATGACGCGGGCGTCTATCCCCTGCTTGACCATTTCCACCGGCAAAGATCCCGTCACATCGCCCAATCCGCCGGTTTTCGCAAACGGAGCGGCCTCCGATGCAACAAACAATACACGTTTCATAATCACACCACCGTTCCTTTTTTTATTACAAGCGGATACAACGGGTCGCCTTTGAGCGAATGACCCGGCGTTATCTCAACGTCCTTGTCGCAGATCACGTTTTCCAGGCGCGCGCCGCTTCCTATATAGGAATACTGCATGATTACGGAGTTTTTGACCACGGCCCCTTTCGCCACATGGACCGAACGAAAAAGCACGCTGTTTTTTACGAAACCGTTGATCTGGCAACTGTTGGCCAGGACAGAGTTTTCCACCTTGGCCTCGGACAGGTATTTGGTCGGCACGGAATCTTTCACTTTGGTGTAGATATGGCCGTTGCGAAAGAAAATGTCCTGCCAGACGGCCTGGTTCAAAAGCGCCATGTGATGCCGGTAATATTCCCTGACGTCGCAAATGTTGGCCGCATAGCCGGTGAATTCCCAAGCATTCAGCCGCAGGTTCTTGAGGTTGGCCTGCAGCTGCCGGACATAATCGCCGCCGCCGCGGCTCATGGCGTTGGTTATGATGTCCAGGAGCAGCCGGCGGCCAGTGATCGCCATGCTCATGTACAGATTGCGGCTTTTGCTTTGCGGCGGCGCTATCTCCATGTCGGCGATAAAATTGTCGGCGTCCAGCGTGAGCATGACCGCCCCGGACGGCCTTGTTTCATTATTGCCCAGGCGCCGGTAGATGAGCGTCGCGTCGGCTTTGGATTGTTTGTGATATTCAAGCGCCAGGCCGTAGTTCAGGTTGCATAAAAACTGGCTGGCGGACAAAATGACGTATTCTTGTTTGGCGTCGAGCAAAAAATCCAAGTGCTGCGAATAATAGTCCACGTCGCCCGTGCCGGCCAGCGGCGTGCGCGGCGTGGGAATGAGCAGGAACAGGCCTTCGTGCTTGCGGTCAAGGTCCCAGTCCTTGCCGGCCCTTAAATGCTGCAGGAGCGCCCCGGAATGTTCCGGAATGAGTATGCCGACGTTGTGCACGCCGGAGTTGACCATATTTGAAAGCGCAAAATCCACCAGCCGGTATTTGCCGCCAAAAGGGACTGCCGCCAAAGGGCGCGTTTGCGTCAGGACGTCCAGTTTTACCGTATTTTCGTGCAAGTTTATCAATCCCATGACATTGAACATCCAAACGCCTCCCCGCTCAGATAAACCGCCAAATGGCCCTTATCCATCGTCCAGTTTTTCGCCGCCGGAAAAACGCAGCGCTATGTCGCCCGGGCCGGACGGAAGTATTTTCTGTTTTTGCATGACGAAAACCTTGCCTCCGACAATCGCCCTTTCGACCACCGCGCCCATGGAGACGCGGGACTCGGCCATTATTACGGAATCTTTCACCGCGGCTCCTTCCTCCACGATGACGGAAGGGAAGAGAATGCTGTTTTCCACATGGCCGTAGATCAAGCAGCCTTCGCTTACAAGCGACTTCAGCACGCGTCCTTCTTTGCCGATGTAGTGAGGGGGAAGGGCGAGGTTTTCCGAACTGATGATCCAGTCGGGAGAATAAAGGTCAAAGGCGTAGTCGTCGCCCAACAGATCCATGCTGGCCTGCCAGTAACTTTCAACTGTGCCCACGTCGCGCCAATAGCCCTCAAAAGGATAGGCAAAGAGTTTTTCTTTTTTAAAGAGCATGCGGGGTATTATATCTTTGCCGAAATCGTGCGAGCTTTTCGCGTTCTGGCTGTCTTCTATGAGATAGCGGCGCAGGACCTGCCAATGAAAAATATATACGCCCATAGAGGCGAGGGTGCTTTGCGGATTTTTGGGCTTTTCCTCGAAAGCGGCAATCCGCCCGTCCTTGTCCGCGCACATTATGCCGAAACGGCTGGCTTCCTTGATGTCGACGTTTATGACGGCAATGGTGGCATCCGCTTTTTTCTCGACATGGAAAGAGAGCATTTTGGAGTAGTCCATCTTATAAACATGATCGCCGGAAAGCACGGCCACATGATCGGGCTTCATGCTGTCGACAAACTTGATGTTTTGATAAAGCGCGTCCGCCGTGCCTTTGTACCAGTCGGCGCCGCCTTCGCGGGCGTAGGGCGGCAGGATGTAGATCCCGCCGTGCTTGCGGTCAAGGTCCCAGGGACTGCCTATGCCGATGTATCGGTGAAGTTCCAGCGGCTGATATTGGGTAAGCACCCCTACCGCGTAAATGCCGGAATTGTAACAGTTGCTGAGGGCAAAATCAATTATGCGGTATTTGCCGCCAAACGGCACGGCGGGCTTGGCTATGTTTCTGGTCAAGCCGCCAAGCCGGCTGCCTTGCCCGCCCGCGAGCAGCATCGCGATACATGAAAGCTTGCGCATTGATTGTCACCACCCTTTTGCGTCACCTGCTACAATGTATAAAGAAGATAAAGGCGGCACCCTGACGACCAAGGAATATTCCTGCCCGTGCCAGGGCGTCGGATTGGCGATGAGGACGCGCCTGGTCCATTTGCCGCTGCCGCCGAAATTTGCATCGTCGCTGTTTAAAGCCTCGTGATAAGGGCCCATTTGCGGCACGCCCACCCGATAGCCCTCATGGGCTATCTCCGTGAAGTTGCAGATCACCGCCAAATGCCGGCCGTTTTCGTCAAAACGCAGGAAACTGATTATGCTGTGGTCTTTGTCGTCGGGCTCCAGCCAGGCAAAACCGCGCCAATCGGAGTCTATTTGCCAGAGGCAGCTTTCCCGGCGATAAAAATCGTTGAGCGTTTTGACATAATTTTTGAGCTTGCCATGCATTTCATAATCAAGCAAAAACCAATCCAACTGCTTTTTTTCGTCCCACTCAATAAACTGGCCAAATTCCTGTCCCATAAAAAGCAGCTTCTTGCCGGGATGGGCCATCATATAGCCGAGCAAGAGGCGCACATTGGCAAATTTCTGCCAATAATCGCCCGGCATTTTGCCGATCAGGGATTTCTTGCCGTGCACCACTTCGTCGTGGGAAAAAGGCAGGACAAAATTCTCCGAAAAGGCGTACATAAAGGAAAACGTGATGTAATTATGGACGCCGCGCCGGTGCGCCGTCTTTTGGGCTATGTATTCCAGCACGTCGTTCATCCAGCCCATGTTCCATTTATAATTAAACCCCAGGCCGCCGTCGTGCACCGGCCAAGTTACCATCGGGTAGGAAGTGGACTCTTCGGCCATCAGCAATGTTTGGGGGTTGCGCTTGAACACCAGGCGGCTCAAATCACGAAAGAACGCGATGCCGGCCGTATTTTCGCGCCCGCCGCATTCGTTGGGCAGCCACTTGCCCGAGGGCTTGTTATAATCAAGGTAAAGCATGCTGGCCACCGCGTCTACGCGCAAGCCGTCAAGATGAAAAACTTCTATCCAGTAACAAGCGTTGGAAATAAGAAAACTGCGCACCTCGGGTTTGTAAAGGTCAAAATAAGACGTCCCCCAGCCTTCATTGTCCCGGCGCAGAGGATGGGCCGGCTCATAGCAGCAGCTGCCGTCAAATTGCCGCAGGCCGTGATCGTCCTTGCAAAAATGGCCGGGAACCCAATCCATGATGACGCCTATGCCCAATTCGTGGCAGACGTCCACAAAATGCTTCAAATCCCGCGCGCAGCCGTAACGGCTGGTCGGCGCATAATACCCCGTTACCTGATAGCCCCAGGAATTGTCGAGGGGATGTTCGGACAAAGGCAAAACTTCTATATGCGTATAGCCCATGTCCCGGACATAAGCCGGCAGCATCCCTGCCAACTCGCGGTAAGAAAAAAACTCGCCGTTTTCTTTCTGCCGCCAAGAACCCAAATGCGCCTCATAGATATTGACGGGCCGCCCGTATGAATTGGTTGAGCGGCTTTCCATCCACTCCCGGTCGGTCCAGAAAAATTCGTCCGGCGCGGCGACCACGGAAGCCGTATTAGGCCTAAGCTCCGCGGCGAAAGCCAAAGGGTCGGCTTTTAACCGCGTTTTTCCGTCCGCGCCCACAATTTTATATTTATAACGCATTCCCGCGTCGGCGCCGGGCACAAAAACCTGCCAGATGCCGCCGCCGATGTTTCGCATGGCAAAATCCAAACCGCGCCAATCATCAAAATCGCCGACGGCCCATGCCGCTTTGGCGGCCGGGGCCCATACCGAAAAAACCACTCCGTCCCGGCCTTCCAAACTGGTTTTGTGCGCGCCCAGGAACTTGAATATTTCGCAATGCCTGCCTTCGGCAAACAAATAACGATCCATTTCGCCAATAACCATTTAATCACGCTTCTCAAAAAACTCGGTTGCCTTTTGTTTTTAGTTCGACATTATTATGAAAAATCCTGCAATCCCACGAATGTCAAAAGCCGCGCCGGAAAATTTGCGCTGCCTTCCCTGCCCCCGCCCTCATCCCATCGCCGCCGGCGGCCGGTCATACTCCACTTCATGCGCGAATTCGCGGAACCTGTCCACGTACCAGCGCGCCAATGCATCGGCGGATGTAAAGCCGCTTCCTTTAAGGTCGGTTTGGCGCACGGCGTAAAGCTCGGCGCCGTCATAATAAATTTTCGCGCCAAGGCCGTCGGCGCGCGCCGAAAACTTCTCCGGCGCTACCGGCCGGCAGTTTTTCAAAAGATGCAGATTGCCTGCCAACAGCCAAGCCCGCGCCAAAGCGGAATAACCGCCTGCCGGCTCTTTTATCACTATATGCCAGCCGCCGGCTTGAATGGCCGCAGCGGTACCCGCCGGAACGACTTCCGGCAGGATGTTCTCGCTTTTGGCCAAAGCGGAGAGCCTATCGACGCGCTCGGCAACGGGCGGATGGCTTTTGCTCGCCCTGGCGCCGCTTTTGACGGAAAGTTTGCTGATAGTGACAAAGATGCCATAAGGGTTGTAGCCTGCCTTCAGCGCCAGATAAAAACCGCCGGCGTCCGCCTGGTATTCGTGTTCGTGGTTTTCCTGCATTTTTTGCCGCCGGAGTTTGCCGCGCTCGCCGCCGGCGACAGCCTTGTCGGAGCGAAAGGATATGTGCCCTTTTTCAAAATGGGCAATTTCATGGGCCAGGGCGCCGGCCAGTTCGGCGTCGTCCGGCATAAAATCGGCCAGCCCGCGGAAAACAAAAATATAATTGAGCGGGCAAGAAAAAGCGTTGACCATTTTGCCGTCAAGCACCCGGAAAACATAAGACAAATCGCGGCGTTCGGACGCCTCCGCCAATTTTCGGCCGATAGCCTCTACCCTGGCGTTGATTGCTTCGTCTTTGCTTGTGCCGTAATAATTTTCAATTATGGCGGCGCCGTTTTTCCCATCGTAAACCAGGCCCTTGTCGCCTTTTCCCGCCCGGGCGGGCGAAATTTCGCCGCAAATGAAGGCCGAAAGAAAGATGCATACCAAGGCTGCAAACTGCAATGTTTTCCGCATAAATCGTCCTTTGTTTTTCAGGGCCTTCTATCAACCGGACAAAGCCTCGCTCAACCCGACATAGCGGCGGCGGGCTGGACGTTTGCGCGGCCCTGCGCCCAGAGGCGCAATTTTTCAACATAGTCGGCGGCCTTTTGCGCCAAAGTTTCGCCGCCAGCCGCCAAATCCAGCCAATTCACGGCATAAACAAGCCGGTCGCCATAATAAATGCCGGCAAGTCCTTTTTGCTCGTCAACAATAAATTTATCCGGGTCTACAGCTCCGGCCTGGGCAATCGCGTACAAACTGCCCGCCAGCATCCAGGCGCGGTAAAGCGGCTTGCCGGCGCCGTCGGGCACCCTGACCTCCATAGTCCATTCGCCGTCTTGTACTTCGGCCGCCCCCTCTTTTTCAAAAACGGCCGGCGTTATTTGCAGCCGCTGCAAATATTTTTTTATCCGCTCCGCCCTGGCGGACGGTTCCGGGTGCTGGGCGAAGTTGACCTTTATGTCGGGATGCTCGTCGGCATCGTTTAGTTTGTTCAGGACGACGAGAACGGCGTAAGGATTCATATTGGCGCCGAGGACATACATAAATCCGCTGTCGTCGGCTTCCCGCTCGTCCCTTTGGCTGTAGGCCGGCAAAGCGGCCAACGCCGCGTTGGCGGCAATGGCCGCTTCCGGCCCGCCCAAAATCGCCCCGATGATCATGGCCCAAAGTTGCTCGCGTTCCCTTCGAGCGATATGATTGCCCGTAACATGCCCCATTTCATGGCCGATGACGGCCGCCAGTTCATCGTCCGACGGCATGAAGTCCGTCAATCCTTTGAACAGGTATATATAGCCGCCGGGCAAGGCGAGGGCATTTATTTCCGCGGAATTTATAACTTTGAAAGTAAAGTCGTCCGTATTCAGGCCGTTGGCGGCAACCAATTTGTTTCCTATGCCGCTCACGCGCTTTTGCGCGGCGGCGTCAGGGAAAAGGCCGTAGTAGCGCTCAAACTGCCCGGCCCTGTCCGCATCGGCCGCCGAGCGGGCGCCGGCCGGAGCGGACAGGGCAAACAAATGCGCCAATATCAATATTAAGAACGCGATTTTTCTTGGCATAAGGCGCCTTCTTTACGCAGCAATACAAAAAGCAGGCGTTGCCGCCTGCTTGCCGCCTATCAACGATTGGACGCGGGAACGCCCGCGGTAGCCGCCGTTGTAGCTTCCGGGTTGATCAGCGTGTCCATGGCGCGTTCGCCATCTATATACATCCTCTGAATGAGAATTTCCACCCGGCGGTTACGGGCGCGGCCGGCTTCCGAATCGTTCGGGGCGATCGGCCGGTATTCGCCGCAGCCGATCGCGCTAAAGCGCGCGGGGTTAAAAGCCGGATTGATGCTCAAAAGATATTTCATCAAACTCATCGCCCTGGCCGAACTCAATTCCCAATTGGAGGGAAATTGCGCCGTATTAATAGGCACATTGTCCGTATGGCCGGAGATCAGTATGTTTTGCGGGATAGGCCCGATAATATCGGCGACCCTTTGCCCGAAGTCGGCCGCCGCAGGGCTGAGCTGCGCGCTGCCCGAGGGGAACAGCGCGGTGTCGCGTATCCTAATCACCAGGCCCTGATCGGTCAATACGGTTTCAATGCCGCCGTGGAGCTGCTGGATAAAAGACTCTATTTCACTTTTGGCGTTTCCCAATTGCGAACTTTCCAGTTCCGCCGGGCTCATGACCGAAGTAGGGGCGGAGCCGGGGCCGGCCGTCAAGCCGGCGCCGCCGGAGAGGATGGTCTGCCCGCCGCCGCCGCCGCCCAAAGCAGTGCCGATGCCCAAACCGCCCAGCGCGCCGCCGAGTCCGCCGCCCAAGGCAACGTTCAATGCTTGGCCGACTGCCGCGAACTTACCCTGGTCAACTTTTGCCGTAGCGAACAAAACGATAAACAGAGCCAAAAGCAAGGTCAAAAGATCGGCGTAAGGAACAAGCCAGGTTTCGTCAGGGTGTTCTTCGTGCGGAGGGCCGTGGTGTTTTTTGGACATAGGCCTACTCTCCCGCAGAAGAGCTGGTTTTGCGCTCGGATTGCGGCAAGAAAGCGTTGAGCTTGGACTCGACGGCGATCGGCGAATCGCCGGCCTGCAACGACAATATGCCTTCGACTATTATTCTTTTTATGCTCGCTTCTTCCGCGCTTAAAATTTTCAGCTTGGTGGCAATGGGGTGGCAAACGACATAGCCGAAAAATATGCCGTACATTGTCGCGATAAAAGCGGCCGCGATGGAATGGCCGAGCTGGTCGATGTCGTTCAGGTTGCCGAGCGCCGCGACCAAACCGATAACCGCGCCCAAAACGCCGAGCGTGGGCGAATACATGCCGCCCTGCGAGAAAATAGTGGCGCAATGGCGATGCCGTTCTTCCATGGCGCCGATCTCCGCTTCCATGACGTCCCTTATGAATTCCGCGTCAAGGCCGTCGATCATCATGCTCAAACCGCCGCGCATGAAAGGGTCCTTGATTTCGCCCAGCCGGCCTTCGAGGGCGAGCAGGCCTTCGCGCCTGGCTACTTGGGAAAATTCGACAAAAGTCGCGGCAAGCACGGACACCGGGATCAATGTCTGCTTCTGCACGACTTTCTTCAGCAGGGCCGGCGTTTTTTTCGCTATATGCATGGGCATGGCGTTCAAAACGGCGCCGGTAGTGCCGACAAGTATGATCATGACCGCGGCCCCGCTGAGCAGCATTACGGGATTGGCTCCTTTGAGCACCATGCCGACAAGCACGGCTACTATCGCTATAGGCACACCTAATGTAGTCGAAAGTTCCAAAAAATCATCCCCTTTTTCTGCAATGAAAAATAAAAACGGATTTTATTTGAATTTTTCGCCAAACAATGCCGCAAGCAGCTGCATGTCCGGCTCGCGCCGGGCGCCGGCCCGCAAATGGGCAAGCCGCGCCCGCCGCAGATGGCCGGCCGAGTATGCGCTGAGGTCAGCCGCCCTCCGGTTCCCGCCGCCTTGGCCGGATTTTTGCTTTCCGCCCGTACTCGAACGGGCAAAAAGAGTGCTTTCCGGCCTGTAGAAGCGTAGGGCTCAGGGCGGTTCGAGGCAGTTCGGCAAAAATTATTTTCCCGGCAAAACAGAAAAACAAAACCTAAAGGCCGGCGCAGCCGCGCCGCCGAACATACGAGGCAAAGAGCGGACGGGCGTAGGACAGGCATGCCGTACTTTAAATGTTGAAAAGCATTTTATTGATACACATTCATATTAACATCAATTATCTGTTTAGTCCAGCCCATATATATCTTTATATCGTAAAAAAAGCCGAAAAGGTTAAAGCAACAAGAGGGTTGCCTCTCAACTCCTCATATTGATGGATAGCAAAAAGCTCGTCAAGTTTTTCGGGAGCATTAACGATGCCGCCCCAACTGCGGAGGATGCCAGAAATGTTCGCAAACCAATTCAGCAAGCGCGGCTTTATCGAAAATCCCATCGCGGTATTCAATGAAATCGAGCAGTTCGCGGAGCATATTATCCCGCGTTTACCCGAACAATGATTCGGCCTGCCGGTTGCTTTCAGTTTTGGATTTGGCGCAAACCTTTTGCTGCAACGCAAGCGTATTGCGTTCCCAAAACACGCCGTCCGCATAGCCTTGAATGGTGGTTGCGTCGTCCGCCATTTCAAGACGTTTTTGCGCGTATGCACAATACTCCGCCTCTCGTTCAATGCCGATAAACCGACGGCCGAGTTTTTTTGCCACTACCGCCGACGTGCCCGAACCTACAAACGGGTCGAGAATCATATCGCCCGAATTGGAACTTGCCAAAACCAACTTCGCAAACAGCTTTTCGGGCTTTTGCGTTGGGTGGTCCGTGTTTTCCGGCATTGACCAATATGGAATGGAAATGTCGTCCCAAAAATTCGACGGAAAGGTGTCGCGGAAGTTCCCGTTTTCGCTTTCAATCCAATCCTTGGGTACGCCGTCAGCTTTGTATGGCGCAATAACGCGGCGGCGCATCTTGACATCGTCAACATTGAAGGTAAATGACTTCGGAGATACGGTTGCGAACCAAATGTCCTCCATTGAATTTTTCCAGTTATGCATTGCTCCGCGCCCTTTTTCCCGCTGCCAAGTAATACGATTTTGGACAGTAAAATATTCGCCGAGAAGCCGCCCGACAACAAGGCTTGTCTGCCAGTCGCTGCAAACGTAAACCGTAGCGTCGGCTTTCAAGGCATGGCGAACGGTTTCAAGCCAACGGCGCGTAAACACCGAATACTCCGCATCGTCCATTTTCTTGAATGCCTGGCTGCCATATAGTTTGTTCAAATTATATGGCGGATCAACGATGAGTAAATCCACAAAGCTATTTGGAAGCGTTTCGAGTATATCGAAAGCATCGCCGTGAATAATCATATTTTCGGGCTGCATATCTTCGTATGTACAAGAGCATGACCCCATATATCGACTGACCTCGCTGTCGCTTAACGTAATCGTCCTATTGCGTTCAGCCCGTTGTGCCGCCATAGCCATGCAACCTCCGTCCGTTTTTGCGTCTGCCGTCTGCCGGCTTTGGCGTATCTTGGGGAACGAACCCGTTGCGCCCGCCTCTTGCTGCGCCGTCTATTTGACCGCTTGCGCACGGAGCTTGCACACGTCTGTCGGTTATGCCCCGCCTTTCGGCTGCTTGCTTTGGCGTTGTCCAGCCAAAATCCATTTTGGTCTCCTCGCTCATTCCGATTCTAAAGTTTATTATACTGCGAACAAACAAAGCAAGAAAGAAAGTGAAATTTCTAAAAAATTTCTCCGGCCCCGAAAAAAGTCCTTGACAAAACAGTCCGAATTATTTTACAAACGGGGCCCTTCGTCCGCGCCGCTCGTCGCGGGCAAATCGGATCCTGACGCGAGGGCGCAGGCCACGGCCGCCCCGAATAGCGACGAGTTGCGCCCGGACAGGGTTTCAGGCGGTCTGGCGCCGAGCTTGGCGAGCGCGGCGTTCAACTCTTGCCGGAACAAGGGCATTTCGTTATAGATGGCACCGTCGATAAAAATTTCCTCCAAAGCCTCCCCTTTATGGGCAAGATAAAGGCTTATGCCGGAATATTCGGCGGCCGTGAGCGCGGCCGCCCTTTTGACGATAGCGCGGACAACGCCGGCCAAAGCGTTCGGCGCGCCGTCAAGGATTGCCGACAGTTCCACGGCCCTTTCCAGACGAACGCCCACGCCCAATGCCCGCGCAGCCAGGGACGCCAGTTTGGCCAGATAATCGCCGGCCGTCATCTTTTCCATGAGCTGGCCGCCCGGCCGGGAACTCGAAAGATCAAGCTCTTGGTCGAAACGGTTGCGGCAAGCCGGGGAAAAATTGCCTGTTTCCAGATTTATGGCCATCTTTCGGTCGGGTTCGTAATAGCAACTGTTGTGGCCGGTGCCGCAAACGCTGCCGACAATGTTTTTTTTGCCTGACTGGTAGGCGGACGCCAGCAAAACCGCCGTCGCATCGTTTAAAATGACGGCGGGGACAATGTCGCCGCGGCCGATAAAAAGCAGCTTTTGGCGCAACAGGCCGTTCACGTTTATGTTTTGGGCGCCCGCAAAAGAGATTTCCTTGGTCCAATTGTGCGCCCGGGCGTCATGGGCACCGGGGAAAACGACGGTCGAATGGGAAAAAGTATGCCCCAAAAAACCGCCCTGTTGCCCAGCAAAGTCGCTTATCTTGCGGGCGATATCGAAAAAAAGCGCGTCCACTTCGTGCCCGGCCGCGGCGGACAGTTCTTTGAGCGGCCATTTGCGGGCGGCGTTTTGCGTGATAAAGCCGCGCCGCAAAGTTATATGCGCCAGGCGCAAATTGCTGCCGCCAAAATCCAGGGCGAAAAAATCCCCTTCCTCCCGGCCGCCGGGCAAGCCGAGAAAAGACGGGAGAAAGAGAAAGGGCGACGGCTCCCCCCGCAGGCCGGCGGAAAGCGCCGCCTCCACGCGGCCGGCTTCATCAAGAAGCTGTTCACGGGTCAAAGAGAACTCGCCTATTACGTCCTTTTCCGTCATTTTGCCATCAGCCCCTGCTCCAAAGCCATTGCGCGCCAACTCATGTAGCCGCCGCTCATGTTTACCGCGTC is a window encoding:
- a CDS encoding glucose-1-phosphate adenylyltransferase — encoded protein: MRKLSCIAMLLAGGQGSRLGGLTRNIAKPAVPFGGKYRIIDFALSNCYNSGIYAVGVLTQYQPLELHRYIGIGSPWDLDRKHGGIYILPPYAREGGADWYKGTADALYQNIKFVDSMKPDHVAVLSGDHVYKMDYSKMLSFHVEKKADATIAVINVDIKEASRFGIMCADKDGRIAAFEEKPKNPQSTLASMGVYIFHWQVLRRYLIEDSQNAKSSHDFGKDIIPRMLFKKEKLFAYPFEGYWRDVGTVESYWQASMDLLGDDYAFDLYSPDWIISSENLALPPHYIGKEGRVLKSLVSEGCLIYGHVENSILFPSVIVEEGAAVKDSVIMAESRVSMGAVVERAIVGGKVFVMQKQKILPSGPGDIALRFSGGEKLDDG
- a CDS encoding M48 family metalloprotease; this translates as MRKTLQFAALVCIFLSAFICGEISPARAGKGDKGLVYDGKNGAAIIENYYGTSKDEAINARVEAIGRKLAEASERRDLSYVFRVLDGKMVNAFSCPLNYIFVFRGLADFMPDDAELAGALAHEIAHFEKGHISFRSDKAVAGGERGKLRRQKMQENHEHEYQADAGGFYLALKAGYNPYGIFVTISKLSVKSGARASKSHPPVAERVDRLSALAKSENILPEVVPAGTAAAIQAGGWHIVIKEPAGGYSALARAWLLAGNLHLLKNCRPVAPEKFSARADGLGAKIYYDGAELYAVRQTDLKGSGFTSADALARWYVDRFREFAHEVEYDRPPAAMG
- the glgD gene encoding glucose-1-phosphate adenylyltransferase subunit GlgD, producing the protein MFNVMGLINLHENTVKLDVLTQTRPLAAVPFGGKYRLVDFALSNMVNSGVHNVGILIPEHSGALLQHLRAGKDWDLDRKHEGLFLLIPTPRTPLAGTGDVDYYSQHLDFLLDAKQEYVILSASQFLCNLNYGLALEYHKQSKADATLIYRRLGNNETRPSGAVMLTLDADNFIADMEIAPPQSKSRNLYMSMAITGRRLLLDIITNAMSRGGGDYVRQLQANLKNLRLNAWEFTGYAANICDVREYYRHHMALLNQAVWQDIFFRNGHIYTKVKDSVPTKYLSEAKVENSVLANSCQINGFVKNSVLFRSVHVAKGAVVKNSVIMQYSYIGSGARLENVICDKDVEITPGHSLKGDPLYPLVIKKGTVV
- the glgA gene encoding glycogen synthase GlgA, which translates into the protein MKRVLFVASEAAPFAKTGGLGDVTGSLPVEMVKQGIDARVIIPWYRDIPQALKDKAQALTECTVNISWRKQEAVLWKIEHNGTIFYSVDQPYYFDRGGFYGYFDDAERFAFFSQAVLALLDKIDFVPDIIHAHDWHTALIPLYLEHFYRSYEPWKDIKTVFTIHNLAYQGKFSPAIIEDVLGLNWGYFTGDKLEFNGCVNLMKGGILYASAVTTVSETYAREIMTPEHGEGLDGVLRACAGKFYGFLNGIDYGIYNPWKDPHLAAHFHSAPNMLTRRRKNKEWLWDELGFTGDKNAPIVAVVSRIVASKGFDLICEVIPAILDSGCKLVILGAGEAGYEGYLRHIGGQNAGSMEVRTQFNDTLARQIYGGSDILLMPSVFEPCGIGQMIAMRYGCVPIVHETGGLIDTVRPYNKFTGEGTGFGFKEMTASGFLRVYKEALEVYRDKKAWAKLVGRVMKENFSWDNTVRKYIELYNNLCEGE
- the glgB gene encoding 1,4-alpha-glucan branching protein GlgB, whose protein sequence is MVIGEMDRYLFAEGRHCEIFKFLGAHKTSLEGRDGVVFSVWAPAAKAAWAVGDFDDWRGLDFAMRNIGGGIWQVFVPGADAGMRYKYKIVGADGKTRLKADPLAFAAELRPNTASVVAAPDEFFWTDREWMESRSTNSYGRPVNIYEAHLGSWRQKENGEFFSYRELAGMLPAYVRDMGYTHIEVLPLSEHPLDNSWGYQVTGYYAPTSRYGCARDLKHFVDVCHELGIGVIMDWVPGHFCKDDHGLRQFDGSCCYEPAHPLRRDNEGWGTSYFDLYKPEVRSFLISNACYWIEVFHLDGLRVDAVASMLYLDYNKPSGKWLPNECGGRENTAGIAFFRDLSRLVFKRNPQTLLMAEESTSYPMVTWPVHDGGLGFNYKWNMGWMNDVLEYIAQKTAHRRGVHNYITFSFMYAFSENFVLPFSHDEVVHGKKSLIGKMPGDYWQKFANVRLLLGYMMAHPGKKLLFMGQEFGQFIEWDEKKQLDWFLLDYEMHGKLKNYVKTLNDFYRRESCLWQIDSDWRGFAWLEPDDKDHSIISFLRFDENGRHLAVICNFTEIAHEGYRVGVPQMGPYHEALNSDDANFGGSGKWTRRVLIANPTPWHGQEYSLVVRVPPLSSLYIVAGDAKGW